A region of the Prochlorothrix hollandica PCC 9006 = CALU 1027 genome:
AAAATTTGGTTTGGTCAAAGCTGCGGGGATCAATGCGAGATTGGGAGCGATCGACGGCTCGATGGGTGGTGATGCGGTCATCGGGCACTGAACTTTGGGCCACCAACCAGGCCAGGGAACGGTACTGAGCCTCCGTGTAACCACTGTGGGTTTCTCCCTCATCCTGGCCATCATAGGGAGTTTCTAGGGAAATATGATAGGCAAAATTATTAACGGAAGGGGGATAGCTTTTATGGGTTTTGACGGTTTCTGCGCCATTAGCTCCCATGAACACGGAATTACCGGCCCCAAAGGCCCGTTTTTCTGGGGGCACCACATAAACCACCGTGCCATTGAGGCGGATCAATGTATGGTAGCTGGCTTGTTGACTTTCATCGGTGTGGTGGGTGCGGAACAGATTAATGGCAGAATCCGCCGAGTACACCGTTTCATGGAGAACAATAATCGGCTGGTTATACACCGGAGTGCCATTGATGTCATAGCTGTAGCGCTCGCCATAGTTACTGGTATCAGCCCAAAGCAGTTCATAGGGTGGCGTGGGCAGACCTTGGGCGAGAGGGGAAGCGTTTTGGGCCAGCGGTGGGTTCACCCTAGGGGCTTGGGCCACCGTCGCCTGGACCCTGGGAGTCTGGGCCGCAGCACTTTGGGCCGTAGCACTTTGGGCCGCAGCACTTTGGGCCGCAGCAGCCTGAATCGCCTGGGCCGAAGCATCCAGGGGCGGTTTTTCAAACTGTTCCACGACTGCCGGAGAGGGTACGGCCAAGGTTTCCAGTTGTTCGCCAAGGGGTGGGGCTTCCGAGAGGGTGGACGGTGGGGTTCCACAACTCCCTATCAACACCCCCAAGACAAAGGACGCAACCCATATCACCATAAAACTGGGGCGACCCTTTTTCTGTTGCCCCCGCTGTATCGGGGCTGGTTTGGGGGTACGGGATCGGTCGAGTGCAAGTT
Encoded here:
- a CDS encoding peptidoglycan recognition protein family protein, whose amino-acid sequence is MVIWVASFVLGVLIGSCGTPPSTLSEAPPLGEQLETLAVPSPAVVEQFEKPPLDASAQAIQAAAAQSAAAQSATAQSAAAQTPRVQATVAQAPRVNPPLAQNASPLAQGLPTPPYELLWADTSNYGERYSYDINGTPVYNQPIIVLHETVYSADSAINLFRTHHTDESQQASYHTLIRLNGTVVYVVPPEKRAFGAGNSVFMGANGAETVKTHKSYPPSVNNFAYHISLETPYDGQDEGETHSGYTEAQYRSLAWLVAQSSVPDDRITTHRAVDRSQSRIDPRSFDQTKFFTLLHQLRGVR